The Bacteroides acidifaciens genome includes a region encoding these proteins:
- a CDS encoding glycogen debranching enzyme N-terminal domain-containing protein, with the protein MSYLRFDKTLMTNLEESLQREILRTNKAGAYHCTTIVDCNTRKYHGLLVIPVPNLDDENHVLLSSLDETVIQHGAEFNLGLHKYQGNNFSPNGHKYIREFDCEHIPATTYRVGGVVLRKEKIFVHHENRILIRYTLLDAHSATTLRFRPFLAFRSVREYTHENAQASREYQLVENGIKTCMYPGYPELYMQLNKKCEFHFHPDWYRGIEYPKEQERGYDFNEDLYVPGYFEVDIKKGESIVFSAGISETTPRKLKQTFEAEVADRTPRDSFYHCLKNSAHQFHNKQEGEHYILAGYPWFKCRARDMFIALPGLTLAIDEVDEFEDVMKTAEKAIRNFINEEPVGYKIYEMEHPDVLLWAVWALQQYAKETSREQCRQKYGQLLKDIMEFIRQRKHDNLFLHENGLLYANGTEKAITWMNSTVNGHPVIPRTGYIVEFNALWYNALRFIADLVREGGDVYLADALDAQAEVTGKSFVDVFRNEYGYLLDYVDGNMMDWSVRPNMIFAAAFDYSPLDRAQKKQVLDIVTKELLTPKGIRSLSPKSGGYNPNYVGPQVQRDYAYHQGTAWPWLMGFYLEAYLRIYKMSGLSFVERQLIGYDDEMTSHCIGSIAELFDGNPPFRGRGAVSFAMNTAEILRVLKLLSKYY; encoded by the coding sequence ATGAGTTATTTACGATTTGACAAGACCCTCATGACGAATCTGGAAGAGTCTCTTCAAAGAGAAATTCTCCGGACGAACAAGGCAGGAGCTTATCATTGTACAACGATTGTTGATTGTAACACACGCAAATATCACGGACTGTTGGTAATTCCGGTTCCCAATCTCGACGATGAAAATCATGTGCTGCTATCTTCTCTTGATGAAACGGTAATTCAACACGGTGCAGAGTTTAACCTGGGGTTGCATAAATATCAAGGAAACAACTTTAGTCCGAATGGGCACAAGTACATCCGTGAGTTTGATTGTGAGCATATCCCGGCGACAACTTACCGTGTTGGAGGTGTAGTTCTCCGCAAAGAAAAAATCTTTGTACATCATGAAAACAGAATCCTGATTCGTTATACTTTACTTGACGCGCATTCGGCAACGACTTTGCGCTTCCGTCCGTTCCTCGCTTTCAGAAGCGTACGCGAGTATACCCACGAAAATGCACAGGCAAGCCGTGAGTATCAACTTGTGGAAAACGGTATAAAGACTTGCATGTATCCCGGCTATCCGGAACTTTATATGCAGTTGAACAAAAAGTGCGAATTCCATTTCCATCCCGATTGGTATCGCGGCATTGAATATCCGAAAGAGCAGGAACGCGGGTACGACTTCAATGAGGACCTGTACGTTCCGGGATATTTCGAGGTGGATATCAAGAAAGGAGAGAGTATTGTATTTTCTGCCGGAATTTCAGAAACAACTCCGCGTAAACTGAAACAAACCTTTGAGGCGGAAGTGGCTGACCGTACGCCACGTGACAGTTTCTACCACTGTCTGAAGAATTCTGCCCATCAATTCCATAACAAACAGGAAGGTGAGCATTATATTCTTGCCGGTTATCCCTGGTTCAAATGCCGTGCACGTGATATGTTCATTGCTTTGCCGGGTCTGACACTCGCTATTGATGAGGTTGACGAGTTTGAAGATGTGATGAAAACAGCAGAAAAAGCGATTCGTAACTTTATCAACGAAGAACCTGTCGGGTACAAGATTTATGAAATGGAGCATCCGGATGTCCTGCTTTGGGCGGTCTGGGCTTTGCAGCAATATGCCAAGGAGACTTCCCGCGAGCAATGCCGTCAGAAATACGGTCAACTTTTGAAAGACATCATGGAATTTATCCGCCAGCGGAAGCATGACAATCTTTTCCTGCACGAGAACGGATTGCTTTATGCAAATGGTACTGAGAAAGCAATTACATGGATGAACTCCACAGTGAACGGACATCCGGTGATTCCTCGTACAGGATATATTGTTGAATTTAATGCATTGTGGTATAATGCATTGCGCTTTATAGCCGATTTGGTACGTGAAGGTGGTGATGTATATCTGGCAGATGCGCTTGATGCACAGGCAGAAGTGACAGGAAAGTCATTTGTCGATGTATTCCGTAACGAATACGGATATCTGCTCGACTATGTGGATGGTAATATGATGGATTGGAGTGTACGCCCCAATATGATATTTGCCGCAGCATTTGATTACTCTCCGTTAGACCGGGCACAAAAGAAACAAGTGCTTGATATTGTGACTAAAGAATTGCTGACTCCTAAAGGAATCCGTTCTTTGAGTCCGAAGAGCGGGGGATATAATCCGAATTATGTAGGCCCGCAGGTACAACGTGACTATGCATATCATCAGGGAACGGCATGGCCTTGGCTGATGGGATTCTATCTGGAAGCTTATCTTCGGATTTATAAGATGAGCGGACTGTCATTTGTCGAACGCCAGTTGATTGGTTATGATGATGAGATGACGAGCCATTGTATTGGTTCCATAGCCGAACTGTTTGACGGGAATCCACCTTTCAGGGGACGTGGCGCTGTGTCATTTGCGATGAATACGGCAGAAATCCTGCGTGTTTTGAAGCTGCTGTCTAAATATTATTAA